The window CCACCGATGGGCTTGGTCGGGTCACCGAAGAAGGCGTCGGGGTTCGACTGGACCTGGTTGGTGACGACGACGGCGCTGTTGTAGAGGTTGCCGACCCGGTCGATGTCGTGGAGGTGTTTGTTGAGTTTCTGCTGTCGGTCGGCGAGTTCGCCACGGCCGACGTACTCCGCACGGAAGTGGGCCGTCAGCGAGTCGACACAGAGCAGGCGGACGGGGTAGTCGTCCTCCTCGTGTTCCGCGGCGATTTCCTGGGCCTTCTCGGCCAGCAGGATCTGGTGGTTGGAGTTGAACGCCTTGGCGACGTGAATCTTGTCGAGGAACGACTGGACGAGTTCCTCCATCGCCTCTTCGTCGTCGAGGCCACCTTCGATTTCGCGGTCCTCCATGGTCGCTTCGAGTACCTCGTCGGGGAGGCCGCGAACCATCTCGTCGATACGCTCGGGCCGGAACGTGTCCTCGCTGTCGACGAAGATACAGCGGCCGTGGAGGCCGCCCTCGTCCTGGGGGAGTTGGACGTTGATCGCCAGTTGGTGGGTAATCTGGGACTTACCGGCACCGAACTCGCCGTAGACCTCGGTGATGGACTGAGTCTCGACGCCGCCGCCGAGCATCTCGTCGATTTCCGGGATGAGGAATTTGAGTTTGCCAATCTGCTCGCGACGCTGGAGGACGTCAGAGCCGGTCTCGAAGCCGCCGATGTCGGCGGCCTCTCGGGCGGCCTGAATGATGTCGTTGGCGTTCGATTCGCCGACGTCGGCCGTGTTGGAGAGTTCCGCGGGGCTGGCTACGGCGATGCTCTGATAGGAGTCGTAGCCGTTGTCGCGGAGTTTGTCTGCAGTCGCGGGACCGACGCCGGGGAGTTCTTCCAGGTCTGCGGTTGCTGCCATGGACGTATCTGTGGCCGCCCACTACATAAACCCTCGTTAACACCTGAGTGAAAGTGAAACCGGGAGAGGGGACGCAGGCGAACCTGACGGTCGGCCGAAGGTTTAGGAACGAACGGTCAGCCCCAGGGGTGGGTGTCGCCCTCGGGCCACATCGGATACCAGTAGGCGGTGTCGTCCTCGACATCGAGTTCCCCGTCGAGGACGCTCTGGAGTTTGAACTCGATTTTCTGGTCCCGCTCGCGGCCGCCCGTCGGCACGAAGGGATAGTACGCCCCTCGACGGAACGAGTAAATCCAGTAGGCCGTCGTCTCGTCCCGTTCGAAGGCGAACAGCGCCGCCAGCAGGCGGGAGCCGAACCCCGACTCCATGAGCGTGTCGGCCGCAAAATGAACGCTCGTCACGAGATTCTCGAAGTCAGAATCGTGGAGGACGACCCACTGGTAGCCGTGAGCGTCCTCGATGAAATCCGCCGTCGTTCCCGTCTCCTCCTCGCCCAGTTCCAGTACCGCCTCGACTTCCGCGCGCGCGTCACGGAACGCGGTACTGTCGACGTCACCGAAACACAGCGCCGCGTCGCCCGATGGCACGAAATCGAGGTCCGCCTCCATCGTGACGTAGGCCGTCGACATCCCGAAGAGGTCCTCGGGGTCCGCATCGCGGGTGGCGTCGGCCTCCGCACCCCAACCCAGCACCTGCCGAATCGTATCGAAGACACCCATTATCGACACCCCGGGCGGACGGGACTTATACACGGCGCCTGACCCCCTAACCGCCTGACCCTGCCGACCATTTATATACCATCACGCGGCCAGCCGGCCCATGCGCTAAGCCCTCGCCGACAGTCCGCCGAGGCCGGAGTGCGGGCCGCGGCTGTCGAATCAGAAGTCGCCTGCCTGCTCGCTATTCGTCGATATCGACGTCGATACCGTGGTCTTCCAGCAGCGCCTCGAACTCCGATTGGTCGATTTGCGGCACGTCGTGTTCGTCGGCGTCTTCCCGCTTGGCCGTTCCCGGATTTTTCCCGACCACGAGGTAATTCGTGTTGCTGGAGACGCTGGAGGTGGCGGCGCCGCCGTTGGCCTCGACGAGTTCCTTGGCATCGTCGCGGGTCATCCCCTCCAGCGACCCCGTGAAGACGAAGGTCAAGCCGTCAAGCGCCTCGCCGGCTTCCTCGGCTTCCTGCGGTTCGACGCCGTGGTCGCGTAGCTCCTGGATTATCTCGCGGTTCCGCTCGGTGTTGAAGAAGCCCGCGATCTCGGTGGCCATCGTCGGGCCGATACCCTCGACTACCCGCAGGTCCTCGGTATCGGCAGCCATCACCGCATCCAGCGTCCCGAACTGTCGGGCGAGGTCCGCCGCCGTCGTCGGCCCGACTTCGGGGATACCGAGCGCCGAGAGGAAATCCGCCAGCGGCGGCTCCGTGCTCGCCTCGAGTTCCGAAACGAGGTTCTCGGCGCTCGTCTCCCCCCAGCCGTCGAGGTCGGCCAGTTCCTCGACCGACAGGTCGTAGAGGTCCGGCAGGCTCTCGACGAGGCCCTCGTCGACCAACCGGTTAACCGCCTCCTCGCCGAGGCCTTCGATATCGAGACCGTCCTGTGAGGCGTAGTATTCGACGAGCCGCCGAAGCTGTGCCTCACAGTCGATGCCCGCCGAGCAGAACGCCATCGGCCCCTCCCGTTCGACCGGACTGCCACAGACCGGACACGAATCGGGGAACGCGAAGGTACCCTCGGTTTCGGCCTCGACGACCTCCTCGATGTAGGGGATGACGTCGCCCGCGCGCTTGAGTCGGACCTTGTCGCCGATATCGACGCCCAGTTCCTCGATCTGTTCGGGATTGTGCAGGGTCGCTCGCGAGACCTCGACGCCCGCGACTTCGACCTTGTCCAGCAGCGCAACCGGCGTCAGGCGCCCCGTTCGGCCGACCTGCACGATGATGTCCCGGACCGTCGTCACCTCGGTCCGAGCGGGAAACTTGTAGGCGTAGGCCCATCGCGGCGCCCGCGAGGTCGCCCCCAACACCTCGCAGGCGTCCTTACGGTCGACCTTGATGACGGTGCCGTCGATTTCGTAGTTGAGGTCGTCCCGCATCTCCAGCATCGTCTCACGGAACTCGACGGCGCCGTCGATGTCCTCGACGAGTCGGGTGTGGTCATCGACGTGAAAACCCCACTCAGTCACCTTCTGGTGTTCGTCGATGCGGCGCTCGAAGCCGTAGTCGCCGTCGTCCAGTACGTCGAAGACGAAACAGTCGAGGGGGCGTTCGGCGGTCACCGAGGGGTCCAACTGCCGGAGCGTGCCCGCCGCCGCGTTCCGGGGGTTCGCGAAGGGGTCGTCGCTGCGCTCGATGCGTTCGCGGTTGTACTCGTTGAAGGCGTCCCGGGGCATGAACACCTCCCCACGGACGGCCAGGAAGTCGGGGTAGTCGCCGGTGAGTTGCAGCGGGACCGACCGGATGGTCCGGACGTTCTCGGTCACGTCGTCGCCTTCCTCGCCGTCGCCGCGGGTGGCCGCCCGCTGGAGTTCGCCGTCCTCGTAGACCAACTCGACGGAGAGGCCGTCGAACTTCGGCTCACAGAGGTACTGAACCGGCCCGTCGTAGTCCGCTTCTGCGAGTCGGTCGTGGACTCGGTCGGCGAAATCCCGAACGTCTTCTTCCTCCACCGAGGAGTCGATAGAGAGCATTGGCGTGACGTGGTCGACGGTTTCGAGTTCGTCGACGGGTTCGCCGCCGACCCGCTGGGTCGGACTGGTTTCGGACCGGAGGTCGAACTCCTCTTCGAGCGCCTCCAATCGCTCAAAAAGGTCGTCGTAGGCGTTATCCGAGATAACGGGGTCCGCGAGTTGGTAGTAACGATAATCGTGATACCGGACGGCCTCCCGCAACAGTTCGACCTGCCGTTCGGCCGCTTCCTCGTCGAGGTCCTCGACGGGGTCGAACTCGAAGGGCGGGTTCCGGATATAGGGGTTGTCCTCCGGTTCCTCCATTTGGCTGCGCTTCGACGGCCGCCCTCAAAAACGGGGGTGCTGGCCGACCGGATTAGAGGTCCGCGACGTCCTCGATAGCGTCGGTGAGTTCTTTGATGCTCTCGAGGTCGTGTTCGCCCATGTGGCCGATACGGAAGCTCTCCTCGCCGATGTCGCCATAGCCGCTGGAGAAGACCATGTCGTATTCCTCGGAAACCTGCTCCACGGTTTCGGCAACGTTGATGCCGCGGGTGTTCTCGACGCAGGTGACCGTCTGGGACTCGTAGCCTTCCTCGGGGTAGAGGCCGAAATGCTCGCGGGCCCACTCGCGAGTGTACTCGGCCATCTCCTTGTGGCGCTGGTCGCGGGCCTCGTGGGTCTCGTCGAGCATGTGCTTCATCTGCTTGCGGTAGGCCAGCATGAGCGGGATAGCGGGCGTTGAATGGGTCTGGCCCTTCCGGTCGTAGTAGTCCAGACAGCGCTGGAATCCGCCGTACCAGGAGGCCGAATCCTTCTCGACTTCCCGGTCGTAGGCGGCGTCGCTGACGACACAGACCGCGAGGCCGGGCGGCATCGCGAAGGCCTTCTGGGTCGAGGTGAAGATGGCGTCGATGTTGTGACCCTCGATGTCGATGAAGTCGCCGCCGAGACAGGAGATGGCGTCGACGATGAAGAAGGTATCCGGGTAGTCGCCGAGCAGGTCGCCGATTTCCTCGACGGGGTTGCGGACGCCCGTCGACGTCTCGTTCATGACGACGCCGACGGCGTCGTAGCCCTCGGTGCTTTCTTCGAGCGCTTCCCGGATGTCGTCGGGCTTGACCGCCTCACCCCAGTCGTATTCGATGCGGTCGACGTTCTTGCCGAGTCGCTCGGCGACATTGGCCTGCCGCTCGCTGAAGGCGCCGCTCGTGGGGACGAGGATGTCGTCCTCGACGAGGTTGAGCGTCGTCGCCTCCCAGAACTCGGTGCCCGACGCCGAGAGGACGATGACGTCGTTGTCGGTATCGAGGAACTCCTTGGTGTCTTCGACGATGGTCGTATAGAGGTCGGTCATCCGGTCCATCCGGTGGCCGAACATCGGTTCGGCCATCGCCTCGATGACGTCCTCGCGGACCTCGGTCGGGCCGGGCAGATACAGCGTCTTGTCGGGGTAATCCCCGGTGTATTCGCTTTTCTCGGTCATAGGAACCACTGAATACCTGTACCCTCGACGCGGGACGGCATGGTAGTTTTGATACCGTCAGTGCTACCGCGGGCATCGGCCGCTCACTCGGGCGTCCCGAAGGTCGACGTCGGGTCGGGCACCACCCGAACCAACACCGGCAGCGCGACGAGGACGATACCGATTTCGAGTGCGGCGGCGACGGCGAACGCTTCGAAGAAGCCGAACCGCGAGGCGATGCCGCCGCCGACGAGAATACCGCCGAGGAAGCCGAGGCTCCCAAAGATGTTGAACCCGCCCATCGCGGCGCCGCGCTCGCCGGGGCCGGCCATGTCGGTGACCAGTGCCATCGTCGCAGGGGCGATAAGTGCGCCGAGAACGCCCGCGATGACGAGAACGACCGCCGCCGAGAGGAAGGTCGGGGCCAGAGCGACGCCGATGATGGCCAGCCCGTAACCGACCGACCCGGCGACGATGGGGACGACCCGGCCGATGCGGTCCGAGAGGCTGCCGAAGGGGTACTGCAGGAGCGCGAAGGGCGCGAAAAAGCAGGCCAGCGCCAGCCCAGTCTCGCCGGGCGAGAGGCCGAAGGAATCCCGGAAGTAGAAGGTACCGACGATGCCGAAGAAGCCGCCGGTAAAGCGGTCGGCGAACCCGAAGCCGAAGGGGAGGAGGAGTTCGGGGCGGTGGCGGAGGCCATCGAGGATTCGGCGGAGGTCGTCAGTATCCGTCGGTGTCCGGTCCGGCAGCGTCGCGACGAGGACGGCAACCAGTGCCAGCAGGGATGCCGAGGCAACGAGCGGCGCCAACGCGCTTATTTCGTAGAGTTGGCCGCCGATGGGTGCGCCGAGGGCCGCCCCGAGGCCGATAGCGATGCCCGCCGCGCCCATGTTCTTGCCGTGGCCGCCATCGAGGTCCATCAGCATCGTAATCGCGAGCGAGAAGGCGCCGATGGTAAAGGCACCCTCGACGAACCGGAGGACCAAGGCGAGGCGGAAGTCGCCGACGCCGAGGACGACGGCGGCAATCAGCGCGAGATAAGACGCGGTTCCGCCGATGGCGCCGAGGACGATGAACGGCACGCGGCGGCCCGCGCGGTCGGAGACGGCGCCCCAGACCGCCGAAAAGAGGACGAACGCGAGGAGTTGCACGCCGAGGAACGCGGTTCCGGCGTCGATGGTCGGCGCGCCGCCCAGCGTCTCGACGAGTCTGTCGACGCCGGGATACACCAGCAACTGCGTGAAGAGGACGACGAAGACGACGGCGGCCAGACGGGCGCGCTCGGTACGACTCACGGTCGGGCGTAGGGCGCCCTCGTACTTGTGCCGTGCGACCGACGGGCGACAGGGTCGGGGGCGTCTTTTTGAGGATGCCGGCCCCAGCGGGTGCCATGGGACTGACGATTACGGTGCTCGGCAGCGGCGGGAACTCGCCCATCCCGACGCCGACCTGCCGGTGCCGCATCTGCGAGCGCGCCCGCGAGGAGGGGATTCCCGAGGCGCGACACGGCAATTCGCTGTACCTCGAAGAACTGTCGGCGATGGTCGACGCGCCGGAGTACGTCTACGAGAACCTCGAACGCGAGGACATCGACGAACTGGGGTACCTCTTTTTGACCCACTGGCATCCCGACCACTCCGCAGGCCTTCGGGTCGTCCAGTCCCGCTCGATGGAGCGGATGTTCACCGACCCCGGCTACGGCCTCATCGACGCTGCCCGCGAGAACCGCCCCACCCTCGTCACCACCCGCCGCGTCTACGAGCGCACCTGCGAGGTCTACGACGGCCTCCGGCACTTCGTCGAGGACGTCGGCTTCGCCGAGACGCATTTCCTCGACGAGGAACCGCTGACGATCGACGGAACGACGGTCGAGGCCGTCCCCTACACGCTGTCGGGCAACGACGACATGGACGCGACGGCTTTCCTCCTCGAGGACGACCACACGACCGTCCTGCTGGCGACCGACGACGCCCGATATCTGGACGAATCCGACCTCCCCGAGCACATCGATTTCGCGGTCTTCGAGTGCGGCTACTTCCACGAGACGCCCGACGGCACGCCCATCCTCACGGAGGGCGACGAGACACTCCTCGCCGACGAACTCACCCACGCGGAGGTGATGGAACGCGTCCGCCGCCTCGACCCAGACCGGACGCTCTTGACCGAAATCGAGCACCTCTACGGCCGCACCCACGCCGACTACCGCGAACTGGAGCGGACCTACGAGGACGTCCAGTTCGCCCACGACGGCCTGACGATTTCGGTGTCCCGCTGAGCGCTCCCGGGTATCCGGCAGCCGTCACGTCCTTTTAAGCCGGCGGCCCGCCACCCCGCTGTGTATGGCGAACGCTATCATCGTCGGCGCTTCTTCCGGTATCGGCCGTGCGCTTGCCCGGGAGCTATCGGGCGAATACGACCTCGGATTGGCCGCCCGACGCACCGACCGGCTCAAGGCGGTCGGCGAGGACATCGGCGGCGCCCACGTCGCGAGCATCGACGTCACCCAATCCGACGCCCGCGAGCGGTTCGACGACCTCGTCGACTCGCTGGGCGGCGTCGACCTCGTGGTTCTTTCCTCCGGCATCGGCCGCTACAACCCCGACCTCGAATGGGACGACGAACGCGACACCATCGACGTCAACACCCGCGGGTTTACCGCCCTCACGACCGCGGCGATGGACCACTTCGAGAAATCCGGGGGCGGCCATCTCGTCGGCATCTCCTCGGTCGCCGCCGAAATCGGCAGTCAGACGATGCCCGCCTACAGCGCCACCAAAGCCTACGTTTCGCGATACCTCGAAGGTCTCCGCTATCGGGCCGACGACGATATCTCGGTCACCGACGTTCGACCCGGCTTCGTCGATACGCCGATGTCACCCGACACCGACCGCTTCTGGGAGTGCTCGCCGGAGACCGCCGCCGGCCAGATTGCCCGCGCGATTCGAAAGGACAAGGACGTCGCGTATATCACCCGCCGGTGGTGGCTCGTCTCGAAAGTCCTCGGCCTGCTGCCGGACCGCTACCGTGCCGGCGTGATGTGAGACACCGGAGTGAATGTGGTCGGCAGTTCACACGACCCCTGAAAGAAACCCCGGACAGCGCTTGCGTCGACGGTATTCGTTCGATTCCACCCGAAGGCAGGGGGTTCGAGTCGAGAGGGATTTGAACCGAGTGGAGACGTTCCTGCTCACTTCGTTGCGCGGGCTGCGTCTCCCCGGGTTCAAATCCCACTGCCGTTTCGTGACTCACGGGAAGCCGAACAGCGCTTCGCTGTCGCTCAGCGCTGTTCGGCGTATTGCTCCTCACAAAAGCGGGCCGAGAGGGATTTGAACCCCCGGCCATCTGGTTAAAAGCCAGATGCTCTGCCAGACTGAGCTATCGGCCCGCACGCATTCATAACCGTGGTTGTGGGTAAATCCTTTCGATTGCCCCTAAACAGACCCGCTCTATTCGCCGGGGAAGTCGTCGATTTTCTCGTGGACGTAGGCGGCCCACTCGTCGAGCGTCTCGTGCATCAGTTCGCGGGCCTCCTCGGGCGGCGTCGCACGGTACTGGTAGACGTGGCCGCCGGAATCGAGCAGGCGCCGCCGCCGCGAGGCGAGTTCCTTGTCCAGAAGCGTCGAGAGCGCCCGGTTGACGTTGCTCCGGTCGCGGTCGACCTCGTCGGCGAGTTCCGCGACGGTGCTATCCGGCGCGTCGAGCAGTTCCAGATAGAGGCGCGCCTCGTGGTCCTGAATGCCGAACACACAGCGAAGGACTTCCTCGAAACCCGGTTCCGAATCCAACATCAGATTGCGGAACCGCGAGGGGTCCGGGTCGGGGTCCATAGCCAGGTTTGGCCCCCGATGAGGATAAATGCCGGGTGTGACATCCGCCGCTGCCGGTAATCAGCAGCCGAAAAGCGAGAAGCGAGGTTACTCCAGCAGGTAGGTCAGCAGGCCCTTCTGGGCGTGCAGGCGGTTTTCGGCCTGGTCCCAGACGATGGCGTTGTCGCTTTCCATCACCGAGTCCGTGACCTCCTCGCCGCGGTGGGCGGGCAGACAGTGCATCAGCAGGCGGTCGTCGAGCCACTCGTCCTGTATCTGGAAGCCGGCCTCCGAGAAGTCGATGAGTTTCTCGGCGCGCTCGGATTCCTCGCCCATACTGACCCAGACGTCGGTGTAGATGACGTCGGCGCCCTCGATGGCTTCCTCGGGGTCGTGCGTCGTTTCGGGGGCCTCGCCGAGTTCCTCGGCGCGGGCCATGATGTCGTCGTCGACGCCGTAGCCGTCCGGCGTCGCCACGGTCAAATCGAGGCCGACAAGCGCCGCCCCGAGGACGAACGATTGACAGACGTTGTTGCCGTCGCCGACCCACGCCACGTCGGCGTCGAAGCCGTCGAAGCGCTCCCGGATAGTCATCAGGTCAGCCAGCGTCTGGCAGGGGTGGGCGTCGTCGGTCAGGCCGTTGACGACCGGCACCTCGGAGTATTCGGCCAACTCGACGGCGTCCTCGTGGTCGAAGACCCGCGCCATGATGACGTCGACGTACCGGCTGAGCGCGCGAGCGGTGTCCTTGACGGGTTCGCCGTGGCCCAGATGGATGTCGTCGGGGCCGAGGAAGATGGCGTGGCCGCCCAGTTGGGTCGCGCCCGTCTCGAAGGACACCCGGGTTCGGGTCGAGGGTTTCTCGAATATCATGCCCAGCGTCTTGCCCGCCATGGCGTCGCCGGTCTTGCCCCGAGCGGTCCGTTCCTTCTGGTCGGCCGCACGGGTGAGCACTTCGTCGAGCTGTTCGCGCGTCAGGTCGTCGATGTTCAGGAAGTTCATTGCAGTTCCTCCGCGACGCGTTCCAGAACCGCGACGGCGCGGTCCAGTTCACGCAGTTCGAGGTGTTCGTTCGGTGCGTGGTCCAAATCAGAGTCGCCGGGGCCGTAGGTCGCCATCGGGCAGTCCCATGCGCCGGCGAAGATGTTCATGTCGGCGGTGCCCGTCTTCCGGAGCAGGCGCGGGTCCCCGCCCTGCCCGCGGATGGCCATCCGGAAGGCCCGGCCCACGTCGGTCCGGGGGCTCTGCATCGTCGGTTCGACCGCGTCCTTCCAGTTGACCGTCCCCGCGCCCGACAGTTCGGCGTCGGCCATCTCCCGGACCTCGTCGGTCGAGTATTCGGGCGGGACGCGCAGTTGGGCGTCCAGCGTCGCCTCGACGGCCAGTCCGTCCTCGCTGACGCCGCCCTCGATGCTGACGGGCTTGGGCGTCACGCGCTCGAAGACGGCGTCGTAGCCGTCGCCGCCGAACTTCTCCTCGACGGCCGACCACCACGCGATGGCGTCCTGAATCGCGTTGTTCTCCGGCCGGGAGGTGTGGCCGGACTCGGAGGTGGCGACGTAGGTGCCCTGCAGGATGCCGCGGTAGCCCAGCGTAATCCCGTCCCACCC of the Natronomonas halophila genome contains:
- the ligA gene encoding NAD-dependent DNA ligase LigA, encoding MEEPEDNPYIRNPPFEFDPVEDLDEEAAERQVELLREAVRYHDYRYYQLADPVISDNAYDDLFERLEALEEEFDLRSETSPTQRVGGEPVDELETVDHVTPMLSIDSSVEEEDVRDFADRVHDRLAEADYDGPVQYLCEPKFDGLSVELVYEDGELQRAATRGDGEEGDDVTENVRTIRSVPLQLTGDYPDFLAVRGEVFMPRDAFNEYNRERIERSDDPFANPRNAAAGTLRQLDPSVTAERPLDCFVFDVLDDGDYGFERRIDEHQKVTEWGFHVDDHTRLVEDIDGAVEFRETMLEMRDDLNYEIDGTVIKVDRKDACEVLGATSRAPRWAYAYKFPARTEVTTVRDIIVQVGRTGRLTPVALLDKVEVAGVEVSRATLHNPEQIEELGVDIGDKVRLKRAGDVIPYIEEVVEAETEGTFAFPDSCPVCGSPVEREGPMAFCSAGIDCEAQLRRLVEYYASQDGLDIEGLGEEAVNRLVDEGLVESLPDLYDLSVEELADLDGWGETSAENLVSELEASTEPPLADFLSALGIPEVGPTTAADLARQFGTLDAVMAADTEDLRVVEGIGPTMATEIAGFFNTERNREIIQELRDHGVEPQEAEEAGEALDGLTFVFTGSLEGMTRDDAKELVEANGGAATSSVSSNTNYLVVGKNPGTAKREDADEHDVPQIDQSEFEALLEDHGIDVDIDE
- the radA gene encoding DNA repair and recombination protein RadA — encoded protein: MAATADLEELPGVGPATADKLRDNGYDSYQSIAVASPAELSNTADVGESNANDIIQAAREAADIGGFETGSDVLQRREQIGKLKFLIPEIDEMLGGGVETQSITEVYGEFGAGKSQITHQLAINVQLPQDEGGLHGRCIFVDSEDTFRPERIDEMVRGLPDEVLEATMEDREIEGGLDDEEAMEELVQSFLDKIHVAKAFNSNHQILLAEKAQEIAAEHEEDDYPVRLLCVDSLTAHFRAEYVGRGELADRQQKLNKHLHDIDRVGNLYNSAVVVTNQVQSNPDAFFGDPTKPIGGNILGHKSTFRMYLKKSKQNKRIVKLVDAPNLPDGEAVMRVENDGLKPE
- a CDS encoding helix-turn-helix domain-containing protein — protein: MDPDPDPSRFRNLMLDSEPGFEEVLRCVFGIQDHEARLYLELLDAPDSTVAELADEVDRDRSNVNRALSTLLDKELASRRRRLLDSGGHVYQYRATPPEEARELMHETLDEWAAYVHEKIDDFPGE
- the argF gene encoding ornithine carbamoyltransferase, producing the protein MNFLNIDDLTREQLDEVLTRAADQKERTARGKTGDAMAGKTLGMIFEKPSTRTRVSFETGATQLGGHAIFLGPDDIHLGHGEPVKDTARALSRYVDVIMARVFDHEDAVELAEYSEVPVVNGLTDDAHPCQTLADLMTIRERFDGFDADVAWVGDGNNVCQSFVLGAALVGLDLTVATPDGYGVDDDIMARAEELGEAPETTHDPEEAIEGADVIYTDVWVSMGEESERAEKLIDFSEAGFQIQDEWLDDRLLMHCLPAHRGEEVTDSVMESDNAIVWDQAENRLHAQKGLLTYLLE
- the pspAB gene encoding PspA-associated protein PspAB; translated protein: MGVFDTIRQVLGWGAEADATRDADPEDLFGMSTAYVTMEADLDFVPSGDAALCFGDVDSTAFRDARAEVEAVLELGEEETGTTADFIEDAHGYQWVVLHDSDFENLVTSVHFAADTLMESGFGSRLLAALFAFERDETTAYWIYSFRRGAYYPFVPTGGRERDQKIEFKLQSVLDGELDVEDDTAYWYPMWPEGDTHPWG
- a CDS encoding SDR family NAD(P)-dependent oxidoreductase; translated protein: MANAIIVGASSGIGRALARELSGEYDLGLAARRTDRLKAVGEDIGGAHVASIDVTQSDARERFDDLVDSLGGVDLVVLSSGIGRYNPDLEWDDERDTIDVNTRGFTALTTAAMDHFEKSGGGHLVGISSVAAEIGSQTMPAYSATKAYVSRYLEGLRYRADDDISVTDVRPGFVDTPMSPDTDRFWECSPETAAGQIARAIRKDKDVAYITRRWWLVSKVLGLLPDRYRAGVM
- a CDS encoding [LysW]-lysine hydrolase, which translates into the protein MSETAPEADEEARELLETLVSIPSPTPEEEECAEALAEFFRDHDREVFIDDVGNVRAPADDSALYTSHIDTVPGDIPVRVEEGENGPELWGRGSVDAKGPLTALAVAAVRTGVSFVGVVGEEVNSRGARHLIEDREAPEAVVNGEPSGWDGITLGYRGILQGTYVATSESGHTSRPENNAIQDAIAWWSAVEEKFGGDGYDAVFERVTPKPVSIEGGVSEDGLAVEATLDAQLRVPPEYSTDEVREMADAELSGAGTVNWKDAVEPTMQSPRTDVGRAFRMAIRGQGGDPRLLRKTGTADMNIFAGAWDCPMATYGPGDSDLDHAPNEHLELRELDRAVAVLERVAEELQ
- a CDS encoding pyridoxal-phosphate-dependent aminotransferase family protein translates to MTEKSEYTGDYPDKTLYLPGPTEVREDVIEAMAEPMFGHRMDRMTDLYTTIVEDTKEFLDTDNDVIVLSASGTEFWEATTLNLVEDDILVPTSGAFSERQANVAERLGKNVDRIEYDWGEAVKPDDIREALEESTEGYDAVGVVMNETSTGVRNPVEEIGDLLGDYPDTFFIVDAISCLGGDFIDIEGHNIDAIFTSTQKAFAMPPGLAVCVVSDAAYDREVEKDSASWYGGFQRCLDYYDRKGQTHSTPAIPLMLAYRKQMKHMLDETHEARDQRHKEMAEYTREWAREHFGLYPEEGYESQTVTCVENTRGINVAETVEQVSEEYDMVFSSGYGDIGEESFRIGHMGEHDLESIKELTDAIEDVADL
- a CDS encoding MBL fold metallo-hydrolase; protein product: MGLTITVLGSGGNSPIPTPTCRCRICERAREEGIPEARHGNSLYLEELSAMVDAPEYVYENLEREDIDELGYLFLTHWHPDHSAGLRVVQSRSMERMFTDPGYGLIDAARENRPTLVTTRRVYERTCEVYDGLRHFVEDVGFAETHFLDEEPLTIDGTTVEAVPYTLSGNDDMDATAFLLEDDHTTVLLATDDARYLDESDLPEHIDFAVFECGYFHETPDGTPILTEGDETLLADELTHAEVMERVRRLDPDRTLLTEIEHLYGRTHADYRELERTYEDVQFAHDGLTISVSR
- a CDS encoding MFS transporter encodes the protein MSRTERARLAAVVFVVLFTQLLVYPGVDRLVETLGGAPTIDAGTAFLGVQLLAFVLFSAVWGAVSDRAGRRVPFIVLGAIGGTASYLALIAAVVLGVGDFRLALVLRFVEGAFTIGAFSLAITMLMDLDGGHGKNMGAAGIAIGLGAALGAPIGGQLYEISALAPLVASASLLALVAVLVATLPDRTPTDTDDLRRILDGLRHRPELLLPFGFGFADRFTGGFFGIVGTFYFRDSFGLSPGETGLALACFFAPFALLQYPFGSLSDRIGRVVPIVAGSVGYGLAIIGVALAPTFLSAAVVLVIAGVLGALIAPATMALVTDMAGPGERGAAMGGFNIFGSLGFLGGILVGGGIASRFGFFEAFAVAAALEIGIVLVALPVLVRVVPDPTSTFGTPE